The Algoriphagus sanaruensis genome window below encodes:
- a CDS encoding copper resistance protein NlpE, which translates to MVFLVACHQNKEQDQMEGNTQVEARNLINEPVLSSPDNSQTALDWTGTYFNVLPCASCEGIETWLTLNPDQSFELKTNYLGLNDAREEIFTGKFTWNEEGSSIQLLGLIGDTPGKYKVGENQIWHLDQEGNKIKGQLADRYILHKK; encoded by the coding sequence ATGGTATTCCTTGTAGCTTGCCATCAAAACAAGGAACAGGATCAAATGGAAGGTAACACCCAAGTGGAAGCCCGAAACCTGATTAATGAACCTGTTCTTTCGTCCCCCGACAATTCCCAAACGGCTCTGGATTGGACAGGTACCTACTTCAATGTCCTTCCATGCGCAAGTTGCGAAGGGATAGAAACATGGCTGACTTTAAATCCAGACCAAAGCTTTGAATTGAAGACCAATTATCTAGGCTTAAATGATGCCCGCGAGGAAATTTTCACAGGAAAATTTACTTGGAATGAAGAAGGCTCTAGCATCCAGCTTTTGGGTTTGATTGGAGATACTCCGGGGAAATACAAGGTCGGAGAAAACCAAATCTGGCACCTCGATCAAGAAGGAAATAAAATTAAAGGGCAATTGGCAGATCGTTATATCCTCCACAAAAAATAA
- a CDS encoding winged helix-turn-helix domain-containing protein, with the protein MFKPLDPLLHSQLRLAIMSLLIGLEEADFTFIKEKTESTAGNLSVQLDKLEKAGYISIEKSFKGKRPLTTCKITSTGVKAFEEYVENLKNYIS; encoded by the coding sequence GTGTTTAAGCCTCTAGATCCTCTCCTTCATTCGCAACTCAGACTTGCGATCATGTCCCTTTTGATCGGGCTGGAGGAGGCTGATTTTACCTTTATCAAAGAAAAAACAGAATCGACAGCGGGTAATCTGAGCGTACAGCTCGACAAGCTGGAGAAAGCAGGGTATATCTCGATCGAAAAATCCTTCAAGGGAAAGCGACCACTTACTACCTGCAAGATTACTTCAACAGGCGTAAAAGCATTTGAGGAGTATGTCGAAAATCTGAAAAACTATATTTCTTAA
- a CDS encoding DUF1569 domain-containing protein, which produces MKNIFDSQVTAELIDRINHLKPDTPALWGKMSVDQMLAHCSVTYEMAFTNKHPKPNPIMRLLLKAFVKNGVVNEVPYKKNIRTAPVFIIPDRRNFEEEKARLINYLQHTLALGRDHFEGKESLSFGPLSSLEWNNMFYKHLDHHLTQFGV; this is translated from the coding sequence ATGAAAAATATCTTTGACTCCCAAGTTACCGCTGAATTGATCGATCGGATCAACCATCTTAAACCTGATACCCCAGCACTTTGGGGAAAAATGTCCGTGGATCAAATGCTTGCCCATTGTTCGGTTACCTACGAAATGGCATTTACCAACAAGCATCCTAAGCCAAATCCGATTATGAGACTGCTTCTGAAAGCATTTGTCAAAAACGGTGTGGTCAATGAAGTCCCATACAAGAAAAATATTAGGACGGCTCCTGTTTTTATTATTCCGGACCGTAGAAATTTTGAAGAGGAAAAAGCTCGGCTTATTAATTATTTACAGCATACCCTTGCACTAGGCAGAGATCATTTTGAAGGAAAAGAATCCCTGTCTTTTGGTCCTTTAAGCTCCTTAGAGTGGAATAATATGTTTTACAAACACCTTGACCATCATCTTACTCAATTTGGGGTATAA